A segment of the Amblyomma americanum isolate KBUSLIRL-KWMA chromosome 6, ASM5285725v1, whole genome shotgun sequence genome:
GAGTATTTTATCACTAAATTTGCGTGGCGTCACCGATTAGTAAATTTCACCACTTATGACAATCAAATTTCCCGCTTAAgtgatgaaaaaataaaaagacgtTGACAGCGcttaagttttctttttatttatgtgTTCTTAAAAAAATTGATCATTTATTTAATATTTTTGTATAGTAAAACAAATAAGTTCCCATTCGCACGCCGATCTTAATATTTATTATCGGCGCCGTATTTAGAAGTACCAAGAAATTTCCGTCTGGCAACCAGTCAACTACGTCTGCTGTTTTCCGGTTCCGGAAGCGATCGCTCGCTCTGCAAACGTGTAATATTTTGGGCTGGCCGCAAATGCAGGTGGTGTATCTGTCCAAGTATCCTTGTAACGACGTTTATATGACATTCTGTGTGAAGTGACTGAGTTTTCGGAATACCTGTATATGCCGCTGACTTGTTCTCGCCTTCGCAGCGTGCTCGCAGAAGGGAGCTCTGAGGTAGACATACTTCGAAGCTTCCGCTGAAAAGCCTGGTGTCAGTGATCCCCTACGAAACACCAgcagaaaaggaaaacaaaatggtGAGGCAGTTCTCATTGGTAATTTTTGTGCAAGTGCTTTGTCGTCAACTGTCAGCTGCCGTTCAGTAATGGGTGCGAACTGTGCTGTTCGTTATAGTGGGTGTCTATTACATGTTTCGAAAGTTGCGTGCAGTTTTGGTTCACACTGCTTCCAACAAAGCGTATATCTTGGGGGTCTTGCGAATCTTGAAATGTTAACATAGCAATTTTCGTAGTTATTGTATCATACAAGGCATTACTAGCATCCTCAACACGTTCATACTAAATCTCTGCACATGAAAGCGTAGACCGGCATAAGCTGTCAGCGAATGGATGGCGAGAGCTGAACGTCGCGATTTGTGCATTTAGTGAAACAGGAAAATGTCTTTTGTAATGAAGATTGTTAGCGATACTTCGATACACCTGCAGCAATCGCTTTCGCAGCAGCAAATTTTTACTGAAAGTTACAAAGCTGAGTTGACGCGAGCATGCCAGCTGGTTTATCGCTGCGCGGTGTCTTGCAGTGAACGCCGTTGTAATGTGTCACTTGCGATTTCAGGTCCTCCTGGCAGCCGCCGTGATGACAAAAGCCGGGAAGGGTAAGGATTTGAGCCTCTGTAACTGCGAGACAGTCGTTTATGTAGAGCGTTACGCTTTATATTGTAGTCATTAGGGATCGTATTGCGCACCAGCGGAGTTTGAAGGGTcccaaatcgttttttttttttttcaacttctcTATGTTGCAGCAATCATCATCCTTCATGTCAGTGTCGTGCCCTTTTGCAACATTACAAAAATATGCGGCCATCGTCCAGCTTCTTGGTCCACTGGGGAGGGAAAAGCGTTCTTGAGTGCattgtgaaagaaaaagaagcgactCACAGTGGCTCACGTTATTGACAGAAGTTCAGAAAGATGTTAGCATGTGCCATCACAGGCACCAGGATAGCATATCGTCCCCAGTGTAGGTCAGAGCAGGTGGCAATAAGTGCATTAGAAAAGCAAGCGTCAGAAAAATCATCAGAAAAGCATCGTTTCAGCTGTTTAGATGAGCACAAAATATAATCAGCGAGttttaaatggacactgaggaaCGTTAAGGTAGATTTTTGAGCAAGTTGGTGCAAACAGTTAATGATATGAACTCATCTGATATGTTGACTATTCCAGTTTATTTCATTAGGTGTTCCTAATAGaacttcagttgtcagtgcagcttcgtccacgtctgtgtgtttcttccttgtgtctgGTTCTTCTCTGCTGCCAGTTTTAAGTGAAAGTGAGGAAAAATTGAAGGTGGCTTATGTTGATTACTCCATTGTAATGACAAAGAGGATGCTGTCACTATAAACTGAGCTTTTACATGCCAGAAAGTGCCAAAATGTAATATACTGTTTTCACTGCCACAGTTTGTTTTGACAACTGCGATGACGTCAAGTACTTTTTGTTTGTGGATGTCCGAGCCACGAACACATTACCATCTTTTTCTAGACAGCAATCATGGACTCCCTAATTCTCTTCATCACCAACATCATGAGATTGAACCAAGTGACGAGAAAAACTATTCCACTTTGAAATCTTGATTTTGTGGCAAtaactacgttttttttttctcccaaacAAACACTAAACAAGCTTCAAGAAGCCGAACAGTTATAACTGTATAACTACGAAATTTGGATAGAGTTGTTCTCAATGTCTCTTGTAATGTGGTGTTCGTCCTCTGCCAGCTCAGAGCAGGGACATTGTACAGCTGCCCACTGAGCATGTTCTGCACTGAGATTGCGAAGGAACTGTAGCTGCTGCCTCACATAGTTGCTGTCTTTTGTGCAGTCATCGTGTCCCGgcagtttgtggagatgagcCGTGCACGTGTTGAGGGCCTCCTGCTGGCCTTCCCCAAGCTGCTGGGCGCCGGCCGCCAGCATACGTTTGTGGAGACGGAGAGCGTGCGCTATGTGTACCAACCGCACGACAAGCTCTATGTTCTGCTGCTCACCACCCGTGCCAGCAATATCCTTGAGGTAAACCAACCCCCATAGAATACGTTTCTCTCAAACCTGTTCAGAGGCATTATAGAGGCGTGTGGGGCATGCAGACTGCACCTGGGACAGCACCGAGTGGGGGTGACCACAGTGGCGACGCTGCGCTTGTCACTCGAGCCATTGTGTTTGAAATAGCACAGGTAGCGCTGAAAATAGTGGTCATTTTTACATAATTGGGATGGGTTTGGGTGATGTGCTGCCGGCCTTAGTGACACCCTTGCACCTGTTGAAACAGTATTTTTTTTAGTCTTATTACTTGCAAAGCGCCCAATAGACATTTTTTGCCACTTATATGCTTCTGCTACAACCGGTGCACTTGCATCCCTTTAAATTTTGAATGTCTAGCACACCAACTTGCTGTTTTGATGGCTTCAAATTCCGCTTGTACTTTGTTATTCTTTGTCTAACATTTGTTCAGGTGCCATTTTGTGCTGCACTTCAAttgaagtaacattttttcacaTGTCATTTTGTGCTGTACTTCAGTTGAAGTGGTGATTGTAAGCATTTCATGTTAGAATTGGTATGCTGATTACCTCTGTTGTAAGCGGTCGGCACGTTCGTTGCATGGTTGCATGTTTTGCATGGTTATCTAACTGCCCATATGCTGTAGGGCTTGTACCATAGTCGATGTAGACCCATACATGGGGGCAACAAGAAGTTAACTTCCAAAATGGGCTTGGCGTAGGTGGCCGATTTTCAGAGTGTTTATTCACAACTGGTTTCATTTAAGACCCCTTTTTCCATAAATAACTGCATCACATTCCAGGAAAAAGTGTGTAATGAGTCAGGATTTCGGTGGCAATAATCAGCCCTTGTTGTTTTCAATGCAGAagtataatgatgaaaatttcgGTTAAACTGATGGATCTGTTCTGTCTCCACTGCTTCTTCTAATGCAAAATACAGATGTTTCACACTATCTGCATCATCAAGGTTTTGTTTAGGCTAGGCTGGATCATACGTGGAGTAACCTAGTTTGAAATGCAGCTGGGATGACTAAGTGGAAGAAGCAAACAGACAGTCACTGAACTACGATCTGATTTTAATATCAGGTTAACTTCGTTATGTACATAACCATCCTGCACCCAAGCTTCTTTCAGTGGTCAATCCTCCAGCACTCCTGAGCTTTTCTTAGTTGTGAAGTTGACTGTGACAAACCTGACGAACAATTTATGTGCATGTAAACTACCTCCCTCGTTAGTGTTTACCTGGGCGGCTGTAGGCTCATATACATTCAAATGAATCAAGGTGTGAATGTGACACGAGGGAATCTGGGCCTCATGCGAATCTATGGGGCAATGCACATCACTTATGTGAAGAGCACTATTGCATAATTTTAGTCATGTTTAATGGTTTGACTCAGTAGCTATTAACCCAGTAATCATGGAACAGAACACAGATTGCTCCAACTTGAGAGAAACAATTTCATTTAGTTTCATTTGGGGAGAACACAGAGTTCATATTGTATGGTCGTCAAATGTCTATCTGCTGTCGACATGCACTCATGCTTTCATGATGTGGTAACTGTGGTGCGTTTGACGACACCAGGACCTTGAGACTCTGCGGCTTTTCTCACGCGTGCTGCCCGAGTACTGCCGGGGCCTGGACGAGCAGGAGGTAGCAGACCAGGCGTTCAACCTCATCTTCGCCTTCGATGAAATCGTCGCCCTGGGCTACAGAGAGAGCGTGAACCTGGCCCAGATCCGCACCTTCGTTGAGATGGACTCTCACGAAGAGAAGGTGTACCAAGCCGTGCGTCAAGTGAGTGAGGGCAAGGGCGCTTCTCAGTGGAACATATTCCATTATGGTTTTGGTGCACAGTCATCCTTGCAAACATGTTGTCATACAGTGGACACCTCTTAATTAAGACTTACTTAATTTTGAACTGCCTGTTTATTCAAACTCACGCTCTGGTCCTAACAGCATGGACTGTACTAAATGCTCACCTTAATTCGAACTCCCCATAATTCGGACAAATTTTTATCTCTTTCAAATTCAATTTGTCCTGAGCCGTCTGTAGTTGTGAAGCATCACCATTAGCACATAGCAGTATTTGCTGAATATTTCTAGAACATCATTCGTTTGAAATGAAGGGCAAGTGTCTTGAGGAATGCAGACAAGAGGCTGATGTTTTTCACTCAAGCAAGGAAGTGAGTGACGGGCACGttagtaccgtaaaaaccggaatataggtcgaattttttttcaaaaaaccatggcaaAAAGTAGACCCCGTCTTATATACCTGTCATTGGCGGAAAACTACTGATGTCTTGCAACAATAagcggctgaagtcaacagcctccatcaccattgcCACCAGCAGCAGTGCGGTGTGGCGACGTTGTCGCACCTCCATTTAGCGTTTCCattgttgcaaagctattttggttaaaggctgctttttcacattttatttCAAACTTCAAGATAAATGCGACTGGGTATGCGGAAGCTCGTGGCTACCTGGCGGCACAGCacaaatttggagtatccgaaaagagcattcggtactggcggaggcagaagctgcgtattacaacttgcagcaaccagaagaaaacattccgtgggcggaccgcagcgtatccagaattggaaggaaggGTTGCGGAGTTCATCTGcgagctgcgtgcaagatcgcgtCCTGTGACTGCTGAATGCATTTGCTTGAAAGCGGTAGAGATAACGGCACGGAACGGCGAGAGAAACGAGAGTAagcgcatgtgtacacatgcgcaTACCTCGTttgttttcgccgctccgtgccgtgataaggtgctgacaaacacgcgggtcgatggggGTCGATGGGCgtgcgatactgttaaaaaattgtcCGGGTATACATATGAGCAGCACTTAAATGggaataaatactgtcaccattgtgcaacctgttgagtcgCATTCGTTTCAAGGCAAGGGTGACTTTTGgtacttttttcattgaaaaagatttttttatttttagaattggttagttgggggtCTACCTATATTCCGGTCTGGCCTATAGTCTGGTTTTTACGCTAACCATGTAGATCATGGTCTCTACCGTCATTGGAGACGACATTTCTTACGTGTTTCAGTGTCTGATCTAATGCTTCACATTGCTTTTCATGAATAAATTAAACCAATTCTTGATTTATAAACTTTGAAAAGCTACTCCTATAGTGTAACATGTTCCATTATGTATTTTGCGCAGACACAAGAGCGTGAGGCCAAGCAGAAGATGAAAGAGAAAGCCAAGGAGCTACAGCGGGCCCGGCAGGAAGCACGCAAGGGGGGCGGTGTGCGTCCCGGCGGCTTTGGCTCAGGCTTTGGCTCAGGCTCTGCGGGCTTTACGCCAACGGCCGTGTCGCCAGACACGCTCAGTGAGCCATCGTCTCCCAAGCAGCCAAGCACTTACCTGCCGCCCAGTCGATCAGCTGGCAGTGGTGGGCCCACCAAGGCACTCAAGCTGGGCAGCAAACATCGCGAGTGGGATACCTTTGCCGATCAGCTGAAGCAGGAGGGCGAGAGTGAGTGGTTGTTGACTTAATGGCTGATTGTCCACTCACTTGACAAACTGGTTTTTTGATCAGTGACATTGGCTGTCTGATTGATAAAGTAACTAACTGACTAAATGTGTTGTTGATTGGTTTTTCACTCTATTGATTGCTTGATTattcgttcatttatttattttctgtttAACTTGCCACCAACTATGTAGTCATTTGTTAACAAGTGGAACGATTTTTTAGTTTGTGATGGATTTTCACTTTTCAAATTGTTTGCTTTGGTTATCTTTTCATCTTCTTTTCCTGATGCTGATGGATTGCAGTCATTCTTCCTGCCTGCTACCATTGTTCCCAAACAGGTGCCTTTGTAGTCttagtttttttgcttcctctctTTGCAGCCATCGCCAGCCCAACATCGGCCAAGTCGGCGTCTTCATCAGCAGCTGCCCGAAACATTCCACAGCCAGCTGCCGTCGAAGCGTGAGCACTCATTCTTGCAAATTGCCCTGGAGTGCAATGGAATGCTCACAGGTGTTTTAAATCTTGAAATACCCGGATGCAGCATTCTGTAGCTATTGAAAACAAAGCCTTTGAGATATGATAAAATGTAGTGAAATTTGATTGTTGTTGTCATCTACAGCTGAGTTAAATTCCATACCAAGACAGAGTTCTCATCCACTAATCCTTAGTTACCCCTATTTTACATCAGCCACGGACATGGCCACACAGTGCTGTGTAACTTGAAAAAATATGCCCTTTTCCTACTACTGTCAGAGTTGACCTAGGTGGGGCTGGTATGCGGTTAGACTGTATAGATTCTGAGCTACAGCCTGATTTCTGTCTGGCCTGCCTCATCTTGATTTTTCAGCTTTTTATTCTCTGTTTAAGTAAGGAGATATTTCAAAtgcgtttttcttttctgcctGGAAACTCCGTTTGTTAATACAGAGAGCAGTTGAGCAAAGCATTTGCCAGCAAACTTTGCAAGGTAGTTTTCCTTGATAAGGTGGGAGCAGTTGGCTGACACAGACCAAAGTTGATTGGAAATCATcaatgggagaggcttttgtcctgtcGTGGATGTAGGTCGGATGATGATGAATTGGAGTCTGGGCTAAGAAAGACTCGGGGTATGTGTACAGTTGCATTTTCTTAGGAGCATCAGCATTTGATGATAGTATTCAGTGGTGCTCATGATAATGCATTACCAATTAGTGACCCAAATAAAGGTGTCTTCATGTGAATTGCAGCAAAAATTGCAGTGTGTGCCATCCAGCACACACATTTAAGTGCACTGGGCCTTCATCAGGTTGCAGTTAGGCGTACGATATCCGGTTCAGAGCACACCTTAGTATTTTGTGCTTAATTATTTCTAGCTGCAATCAAACACCACAGCTGCACCCAAACACGTGAAGAACATTTATGTGGGCTAGGCTTCTCAGTATATTACTCCTCCATCCATACCTTGACTCCGCAAGTGCTCTAAGCATGTTCTCTGATGTAAGCTCTCATGTTTGGTATGTGTCCTGCAATAgaatcgttttttttctctcagcctAACTTCTGGTGTTCATCAGGTCATCTTTCTCTGCTTTCTCAGAAAGGAACATGATTTTTGTCCTCACAGAAACATCTTCACTGTCTCGGAATCTGTGCTTGTTCTTTGAAATGCAACCACTACATTTGTTAATTTGCCAAAGCAGTGCAGCTTTTATCATTGAACTCAGTGCTTCGTTCTAGCTGCTAGAGAGAAAAGTAAAACTGCAAAACTATTGTAACGAGGTCTTTCAAAAGATAGCACTGCATCTCATGCAAGAAGAGCCAAGAGTTTATAGTTTGAATAGATGCGTAAGGTCTTTGCGGGCACTGTGCAACATATGGCTGGAACAGCATTTCTAAGGTGCCAGTAGGTATCAGATTGTCAACCACAGAATGTTAATCCTAGTCTTAGCGTTGACGTTCGGCCGTGaattttttgtcttctttcttcCAGTGTGAGCCTCAATGTGGAGGAGAAGGTGACGCTGACGGCACTTCGCGATGGTGGCCTCCAGAACTTGGAAGTACACGGCCTGGTAACGCTTCGCATCACAGATGAGCAGTATGGGCGTATCAAGCTCATCTTCGAGAACCATGATGACAAGGGTGTCCAGATCCAGGTGAACAGCATACTCTCTCAGTTCCACTGAATCAAGGCCTAAGTAAGCAGAATACTTGCATCAACTACAGTGCTGGCttgtaccgtataaacgcgtgtaagggccgcacccgtgtaagggccgcaccccgtatttccaaaggaaatatttgaaaaaaaaaaatccgtgttagggccgcacccaaactttccaggaaacacgcaagaatagccttcgaaatacatgcgcacaggagcttcgaggtgccgcccatggatggcgcccgaggccacGGGTCATCATCaacatcttttcttctgccgcgagcttctgctactgtacttccgtTATCCGTATCAGCATCGGTATCaccaggtctaactttgttctgttctggctgtcaaagcatgcgttttttggtggttgtgttagcgtggtcgctcggcatcgttgttgctctcgtgcgctggctgtcgttcttcactttttcatgaactgcctccgagcattgtcactgttgcacgatgggcaagcacctcaacagctacatggcgggctttaaactgaaagtaggggagttcgctctcgaacactgcaagcgtgccgcgggcagaaaatttgacgtggacgagaagtgtgtccgacggtggtgcggacaaagggatgcgttgaagaataccagctccaaaaagcgcgctttccaaggcaagccatgcaaatttgctatgctattcaatggaagtgcggaacaacggctacgcgttgacaacggacatgctgcgcgtgagggcacaagccttggcgcatgctaaaagcataccgcacgaggacttaaggctagtgccggctgggtacgaagatttctgaagaggaagggcctatcatttcggcgaaggaccacgctgtgccagcggctgcccccccccgactacaccgacaaggtgctcagctttcagaagtatgtcatcggtctgcgttgtgagcacaactatatattttcgcagatagcgaacgccgaccagacccccgtgtggttcgactATCCGGAGAGCTGCACAGTtaaactgaaaggaaagaagagtgttttcgtgcgggCAATCGGCGCAgagcgccaacggtgtaccgttatgctgtgcgtcatcgcggacgggcggaagctgcccccctatgtcatcctgaaaagaaaaacgattcctaaaggcgttttccccaagggaattgtagttcgcgcccaagaaaagggctggatggatgatgagcttgtgctcgactgggtaaaaagcgtttgggagaagctcccaggcgccatgctggccatacgatcgctcctcgtcttggacagcttccgcagtcacttgacgggtagggttaaggaacgcctgcgcggtatctgcacagacatggccgtgataccgggcaGCCTCACCGacatgctgcaacccctggatgtaagcgtcaatcggccttttaaggttgaatttcgaaggcagtattcggaatggatggccaatggcaatcacgacgagacgccgacagggcggcttaatagggcaccgctcgcgactgtgcttggatggattttgtccgcgtggaattccgtgtcgaccgacattgtaacccggagtttcaaagtgactggaatttcaaacagtttagactGGACCGAAGACtactttctgtgggctgaacatttacctgaacacagcaccagctcggagtctgaagactccgtgagtgatgcctgaacagtaaataaatgccgcgcattccagattggtttgctttcacttgaaaaaaaaaaattttttttcgaaaatcgcgtgtatgggccgcaccccgaaatttgccccccgaatctgggaaaaaaagtgcagcccttacacgcgtttatacggtatgtaTCAAGCTTGGATGCTTGAGAagtgccatcttggattcaagCAGACAAATTGGCTTAGAGAGACTTGGCGATTTCTGTTCCTCATTGTTACCACTCAAGTTCATTCCCATTGAGATGGGCTACAAAGAATACCACATAAAGCCCGCAAATTTAAGCGCGCGAGCCTGGAGACAGCCTGCGGCTCACACAATGCTGCCCGTAGTGTGTAGGGGATGAGGGGTGGCATTCGGAGGCATTCTCTGAATATGATTGCTCATTGTGAATATGGTAGCGCATTGTGAATATGCTTTCTAGTGCAGGGCAGTTTCTTGGGCATGAAAAGTAGTTATAGCAGGCTCCATTATTGACGCAACAAATGGTACAGTGCAGACCATTTATACTGTAAGTCGCGGGAGTCACGAAAATTAGCGCTATAAGCGATACTGCGTTATAAACAAAAAATCGCGTTTTTAGGCTCTTACTCGTGCCAAACGGGCAACCTACCTTTCAAACACAATTTATTACACACGTACACACATACAAAATAATCGCAACTGAACACGAACAATGTTTGCATCAAAAGTGCATCAGCGGAAGAATGCGGTGATTTTTGTCTGGCGGTGTTTTTTCACTGCACTTTGAATGATTTTGCTCTCAACAAGGCTTAAACATTGAAGCACTTTGTCACTCAAACTGTTATTCGCACAGTACATTTTCACTCTGCTCAGGTATTCGAGCACATCTTTGCACGGCACATCTGGCATCGGGTCTACATCGTCCTCGCTGTCCGACTCATCTTCGATCGCAAGCTCCACACCACTGCGCACCACTGCGACAATCGCATCGTCCGTGCTTGCTTCCGCGCAGACAGCCAACTCATTTTCATCAGCATCGACATATTCTTAAAAAGTGTCCGCCTGCAGAAACAAAGTTACTCTCAACAGGGCCGGACCATACGTCGTCGGCGTTGACTGCCCCATCGACGGCAACGTCGCTCTGCTCATCGGCTTCAAGAGCCTCATCACGTACAAATCCAGCCTTTCGAAAGCACTTACTTATTGTTTGGCTTGTTTCGGCCTGAATGCACGGTGTACGCGCACAGAAGACAAAGAGACTGCAGTGAAAAGAAACGACGATGGCTGCGCTCTGCTGCGTTGCTGGTTCTACCCTGCACTCTGTGCAGCGCACGCCCGGATTGGGCGCTGGTACCGTGACGTATGCGCTTGCCTTCCCTCGTGCATCGCATTGGGGCCGCctgctccttctctctctctcgtttcgTGGCGCGCGTCCGCCACGCTCTTTCGCCGCTGCCCGTTCCTCCGCGCATATATACTCCGCTGGTAAAACGGGGAGCGAAGCTGTGCTCCGTGCCCGAATTTCATGGTTGCGCTGCGACCTTCAACCTTCGAGAAACCACGCTATAGCTGGTATTCTGGTTCGCGCGTCTGCGTATTAAGCGGTCTGCCTATGCATCGAGTTCTATGGCGGAAACACCGGTGGTCAGAGAGACCCACGTTATATCCGGTTCCGCACTAAAAGCGGTTACGTTATAAGTGGTCTCCACTGTAGCTTATTCTGAGGCGGTTCAATTGTGCAGAAGTTCCCTTCTGCTCGCTGAGGCCTGGGAGAACAATAGTTCTGTTGATCTATAAGCGGTGGGGCCTTTTAACCGCCTTCATTCTTATTGCATGCAATGCGCAGACCCACCCGAACATCGACAAGGAACTGTTCAAGAGCGCCCAGCAGGTCGCTCTCAAGAACCCTGCCAAGCCGTTCCCAATCAACTCAGATGTGGGCGTGCTCAAGTGGCGTTTCCAGACCCAAGATGAGAAGATGGTGCCCCTCTCCAGTGCGTGCTACTGCCTTTCCTAGTGGCCCACATGCTTTTATATCGACCCAGTTCTCAGCAGTTATGCATGCCATAATTTTAGGCTTCACTTGTTTCACTCAGCATAATGgaaatttttttctccttataATTGCAGACCATATTGCAAGAGTTTCAAAGTGTAAGGAGTATTTTTCATTTCATGAGCGTGTTAATTGCTATAACTGAGGCACATAATGAGgcacataattgcaactggttgAATGCCGTGCATCGGCAAAGGTAAAGCTAATACCGTCTGTTTCCTAAGCAGctgcaaaaaaatgaaagcaacacCAAGTGGCGCTTCGCTGTGTACTCTTGCACTCTGCTTATCCAACTGTAGCATGCTCGGTTCTACCTATACTGTGATATGTTACGCTCATTTTAGTGATGTACATCGACAGATTGGGTAGGTTCAAAAGCATAGTCTTGACTGCAGAAGTTGTCCTGCTGAGCTCACCTCTTCTGTCATTCTATGCGTGACTGTGCAGTCAACTGCTGGGTATCCGAAGCTGGTGGAAGCAACTGCGATGTCAACATTGAGTACGAGCTGGAACAGGAGCAGTTGGAGCTGAACAATGTGGTCATCAGCATTCCACTGAGGTAAGGCTTCATCTTCTTTTAGCACTTTCATCAGCACCAGCACCGTGTGTCGTTGACAGGTTTGAACACTTCAAAGCTTCAAAGAAAGGCACCTGTCCTTTAGGGTTGATATGCTCAGTAAAACAATGCCCTGTGAGTTTCCAGGGCTGGATCTACTTCAAGCAAACTTCTCACTGAAATTCATTTATCTGCGTACCATAACTGTCGACGTCACCCTCGAATGCAGCAGACTTTTATTCCTTCAAACTCACTTAATTTAGACGTCCTTAATTTTCAGTCCTCGAAGAGGACTGAAATATTCAAGGGGTGAAAGTCTACAGTCGACTGTGATTCTTCGGGCTGTGAGATATGTTGGC
Coding sequences within it:
- the deltaCOP gene encoding coatomer subunit delta isoform X2, which translates into the protein MVLLAAAVMTKAGKVIVSRQFVEMSRARVEGLLLAFPKLLGAGRQHTFVETESVRYVYQPHDKLYVLLLTTRASNILEDLETLRLFSRVLPEYCRGLDEQEVADQAFNLIFAFDEIVALGYRESVNLAQIRTFVEMDSHEEKVYQAVRQTQEREAKQKMKEKAKELQRARQEARKGGGVRPGGFGSGFGSGSAGFTPTAVSPDTLSEPSSPKQPSTYLPPSRSAGSGGPTKALKLGSKHREWDTFADQLKQEGETIASPTSAKSASSSAAARNIPQPAAVEAVSLNVEEKVTLTALRDGGLQNLEVHGLVTLRITDEQYGRIKLIFENHDDKGVQIQTHPNIDKELFKSAQQVALKNPAKPFPINSDVGVLKWRFQTQDEKMVPLSINCWVSEAGGSNCDVNIEYELEQEQLELNNVVISIPLSSHGSGSVVVNECDGDYHHDSRRGVLEWQLPLIDASNKSGSMEFSAPGRPNDFYPVQVQFVSKTLYCDMRVVSVVSVDDETPVKHSLNTYLIVDKYEVI
- the deltaCOP gene encoding coatomer subunit delta isoform X1, encoding MVLLAAAVMTKAGKVIVSRQFVEMSRARVEGLLLAFPKLLGAGRQHTFVETESVRYVYQPHDKLYVLLLTTRASNILEDLETLRLFSRVLPEYCRGLDEQEVADQAFNLIFAFDEIVALGYRESVNLAQIRTFVEMDSHEEKVYQAVRQTQEREAKQKMKEKAKELQRARQEARKGGGVRPGGFGSGFGSGSAGFTPTAVSPDTLSEPSSPKQPSTYLPPSRSAGSGGPTKALKLGSKHREWDTFADQLKQEGETIASPTSAKSASSSAAARNIPQPAAVEAVSLNVEEKVTLTALRDGGLQNLEVHGLVTLRITDEQYGRIKLIFENHDDKGVQIQTHPNIDKELFKSAQQVALKNPAKPFPINSDVGVLKWRFQTQDEKMVPLSINCWVSEAGGSNCDVNIEYELEQEQLELNNVVISIPLSSSHGSGSVVVNECDGDYHHDSRRGVLEWQLPLIDASNKSGSMEFSAPGRPNDFYPVQVQFVSKTLYCDMRVVSVVSVDDETPVKHSLNTYLIVDKYEVI